One Lottiidibacillus patelloidae DNA window includes the following coding sequences:
- a CDS encoding zinc-finger domain-containing protein, translating into MSVSSKATKNCNFVLLGDDNVEKHDILMKVTGILDMYCEDCLLYHCNKQEEGKRQAHRFCLQSCTIGKKLQSYGKKLM; encoded by the coding sequence ATGTCGGTAAGTTCTAAAGCTACTAAAAATTGTAACTTTGTATTACTTGGAGATGATAATGTGGAAAAACATGACATTCTAATGAAAGTTACTGGAATTTTAGATATGTACTGCGAAGATTGTTTATTATATCACTGTAACAAACAAGAAGAAGGGAAACGACAAGCGCACAGATTTTGTTTACAAAGTTGTACTATAGGAAAAAAACTTCAGAGTTATGGTAAGAAATTAATGTGA
- a CDS encoding M3 family oligoendopeptidase, whose amino-acid sequence MKKFYQENIPLNDENLVKDKLETLLNVEIKSTSDLVQWLQDKSVVLEEIEETLTGHYIALQCDNTDQDIKKAYQHDSEVIQPLIKKYTAKYDEKFYNSEFRHALDTSYYEQYILSKENAINLFREDNIQLEVEEEKLSTRYFEITGSLTVNWNGEEKTLSQMAVFLKDSDRTVREKAWKLVHESLLSKNNELGDIMSDLIKIREEKAKNADVANYRDFMFKKYERFSYTAEDCHELAAAIKEHVVPLKEALEKKHQAEINVSNYRPWDVQAVPEGKLPLKPFKNVEELISGTETMLNKIDPKFGNLISEMNKRDMLDLENRKGKSPGGFCAPLPVSNLSFIFMNATGNQSDLTTLVHEMGHCIHNMYKEQLPLSEYKDTPMESAELASMTMELFSMHLWDQFYDNEEDLKRAKREQLEGIIKFLPHGVVIDQFQHWMYENPSHSKEERNEKFYQLAKQFFASNTDFSGYEDALANRWVMTLHIFEVPFYYIEYVIAQLGAVQMYKQFKENPEKAVENYKKALSLGKSKSLPEVYETAGISFDFSAKMVKELMEFISEELDALK is encoded by the coding sequence ATGAAAAAATTTTATCAAGAAAATATACCTCTAAATGATGAGAACCTCGTTAAGGATAAGCTAGAAACGCTTTTAAATGTAGAAATAAAGTCAACAAGTGATTTAGTCCAATGGTTGCAAGATAAATCAGTTGTCCTTGAAGAAATTGAAGAAACGTTAACTGGACATTATATTGCCTTACAATGTGATAATACAGATCAAGACATTAAGAAGGCTTACCAACATGACTCAGAAGTTATTCAGCCATTAATAAAAAAGTATACAGCGAAGTATGATGAGAAATTTTACAATAGTGAATTTCGCCATGCTTTAGATACTAGTTATTATGAGCAATACATACTAAGTAAAGAAAATGCTATTAATTTATTTAGAGAAGATAATATTCAGCTAGAGGTAGAAGAGGAAAAACTTTCTACGCGTTACTTTGAGATTACGGGAAGCTTAACAGTTAACTGGAATGGTGAAGAAAAAACATTAAGTCAAATGGCAGTTTTTCTAAAAGATAGTGACCGTACTGTGCGTGAGAAAGCCTGGAAATTAGTGCATGAATCGCTTCTTTCTAAAAATAATGAACTAGGCGATATAATGTCAGACTTAATTAAGATTCGTGAGGAAAAAGCCAAAAATGCTGATGTTGCTAATTATAGAGACTTTATGTTTAAAAAATATGAGCGCTTCTCATATACTGCAGAAGATTGTCATGAATTAGCAGCTGCAATTAAAGAACATGTTGTCCCTTTAAAAGAAGCATTAGAAAAAAAACATCAAGCGGAAATAAATGTTTCGAATTATAGACCATGGGACGTACAAGCAGTACCAGAAGGAAAACTGCCACTAAAACCATTTAAAAATGTAGAAGAATTAATTTCTGGAACAGAAACAATGTTAAATAAAATTGATCCTAAGTTCGGCAATTTAATTTCTGAAATGAATAAGCGAGACATGTTAGATTTAGAAAACCGAAAAGGAAAATCACCTGGTGGTTTTTGTGCGCCGCTACCGGTATCTAATCTTTCATTCATCTTTATGAATGCTACAGGAAACCAGTCAGATTTAACAACATTAGTCCATGAAATGGGCCATTGTATTCATAATATGTACAAAGAACAACTGCCGCTTTCTGAATATAAGGATACACCGATGGAGTCTGCAGAGCTAGCGAGTATGACAATGGAGTTATTCTCAATGCATTTATGGGATCAATTTTATGATAATGAAGAAGATTTAAAGCGTGCAAAGAGAGAACAATTAGAAGGCATAATTAAGTTCTTGCCACATGGAGTGGTAATTGACCAGTTCCAACATTGGATGTATGAAAATCCTTCGCATTCGAAAGAGGAAAGGAACGAAAAGTTTTATCAGTTAGCAAAACAGTTCTTCGCAAGTAATACTGACTTCTCAGGATATGAAGATGCACTTGCAAACCGTTGGGTAATGACCCTTCATATTTTTGAAGTTCCGTTCTATTACATTGAATACGTAATAGCTCAGCTTGGTGCAGTACAAATGTACAAACAATTCAAAGAAAACCCAGAAAAAGCTGTTGAAAACTATAAAAAAGCACTTTCTTTAGGAAAGTCAAAATCGTTACCAGAAGTTTATGAAACAGCTGGTATATCCTTTGATTTTTCTGCGAAGATGGTAAAAGAATTAATGGAGTTTATTTCAGAAGAATTGGATGCTTTAAAATAA
- a CDS encoding reverse transcriptase-like protein, whose protein sequence is MYVNWQYQMKRTKKTISFQSETMSPAEALFLYEDLEANARTQSLEIIDEDGFKIMKKELKKYLDSIVDEPHDIIAYFDGGFDTSQNIGSAGIVIYYKKGTKKYRLRENEIIPYIDSNNEAEYAAFWSMISALEELGVNSIPVTFKGDSLVVLKQLEGEWSCHDETLSKWLDRIEDKIKVLKIRPNYQPINRNENKEADKLATQALNDIKVKSVIEIID, encoded by the coding sequence GTGTATGTGAATTGGCAATACCAAATGAAAAGAACAAAGAAGACTATTTCATTTCAGTCGGAAACGATGTCCCCAGCAGAAGCACTTTTTCTTTATGAAGACCTTGAAGCAAATGCCCGAACACAATCACTAGAAATTATTGATGAAGACGGTTTTAAAATAATGAAAAAGGAGTTAAAGAAGTATTTAGACTCTATCGTAGATGAGCCACATGATATAATTGCATATTTTGATGGAGGCTTTGACACATCGCAAAATATTGGGTCTGCCGGAATCGTAATTTACTATAAAAAAGGCACAAAAAAATACCGTTTGCGAGAAAATGAGATTATACCTTATATTGACTCCAATAATGAAGCGGAATATGCAGCATTTTGGAGTATGATTAGTGCACTAGAAGAGCTCGGCGTAAATTCAATTCCTGTCACCTTTAAAGGAGATTCTTTAGTTGTCTTAAAACAACTAGAGGGGGAATGGTCATGTCATGATGAAACGTTAAGTAAATGGCTTGATCGTATTGAAGACAAAATTAAAGTATTGAAAATTAGACCTAATTATCAACCTATAAATAGAAATGAAAATAAAGAAGCTGACAAATTAGCTACTCAAGCTTTGAATGACATAAAAGTAAAAAGTGTTATTGAAATTATTGACTAA
- a CDS encoding ABC transporter ATP-binding protein: MTSSYGVDKLRLKFPGGESLLFKDLSLCFRKGEKVLMLGPSGCGKSTLLQVMAGIIPNSIEVPMKAESINVPESWAYVFQDPESQFCMPFVDEEIAFVLENLQVPQPEMKERIEQLLATVNLRLENLHTNIQHLSGGMKQRLAIASVLALDPEVLFLDEPTAMLDPEGTKQVWQTLKDVSKDKTVIIVEHKIDEVIDFVDRIILFNSNGQIIADGKKEDVFANNKAELISGGIWYPDVWNEYINSKQKSYQQEIHFNEQSDLLKLDDFKGYRGKEIKIAVSSTSVKPGEWITVIGENGAGKSTFLHALMQLIKTSGTYEFAEKVVSKRTKLTEEMSFVFQNPEYQFVTNTVYDEVAFTLRIDQVPEKVIKPRVEKILRQFQLTAFAENHPYQLSIGQKRRLSVATAIVKNQKVLLLDEPTFGQDAKNTFEILEHLQLLQENGTSIIMVTHDLHIVEHFATRVWQIEQGILTEDYEVRKRERPASLEGSELYVR, translated from the coding sequence ATGACATCAAGTTATGGTGTAGATAAATTAAGACTAAAATTTCCAGGGGGAGAATCCTTATTATTTAAGGATTTATCCCTTTGTTTTCGCAAAGGCGAAAAAGTATTAATGCTTGGTCCATCTGGTTGTGGTAAATCGACGTTACTACAAGTCATGGCTGGAATTATTCCAAATTCTATAGAAGTGCCAATGAAAGCTGAGAGTATTAATGTTCCAGAATCTTGGGCTTATGTATTTCAAGATCCGGAAAGTCAATTTTGTATGCCCTTTGTTGATGAAGAAATTGCCTTTGTTCTAGAGAATTTACAAGTTCCTCAACCTGAAATGAAAGAACGTATTGAACAACTGCTCGCTACTGTAAATCTTCGTTTAGAGAACTTGCACACAAATATTCAACATCTTTCTGGGGGAATGAAACAAAGGCTAGCCATTGCATCTGTTTTGGCATTAGACCCAGAAGTTCTTTTTTTAGACGAGCCGACTGCAATGTTAGACCCCGAAGGTACAAAGCAAGTTTGGCAAACACTTAAGGACGTTAGTAAAGATAAAACTGTAATTATTGTTGAGCATAAAATAGATGAAGTTATTGATTTTGTAGACCGAATTATCTTATTTAACAGTAATGGACAGATTATCGCAGATGGTAAAAAAGAGGATGTTTTTGCTAATAATAAAGCGGAACTAATTAGTGGTGGTATTTGGTATCCAGATGTTTGGAATGAATATATAAATAGCAAACAAAAGAGTTATCAGCAAGAAATCCACTTTAATGAGCAGTCTGATTTATTGAAACTTGATGATTTTAAAGGATATAGAGGGAAAGAAATAAAAATAGCTGTTTCCTCTACTTCAGTAAAACCAGGGGAATGGATTACTGTCATCGGGGAAAATGGAGCTGGTAAGAGCACGTTTTTACATGCCTTAATGCAACTCATCAAAACTAGTGGAACGTATGAATTTGCTGAGAAAGTAGTTTCAAAAAGAACTAAACTAACTGAAGAGATGTCCTTTGTCTTTCAGAATCCGGAATATCAGTTTGTTACAAATACAGTTTATGATGAAGTTGCTTTTACCTTAAGAATAGATCAAGTTCCGGAAAAAGTAATAAAGCCAAGGGTGGAGAAAATATTACGTCAATTTCAATTAACGGCGTTTGCAGAAAATCACCCGTACCAATTATCAATTGGGCAAAAAAGAAGGTTAAGTGTCGCAACAGCAATTGTAAAAAATCAAAAAGTATTGTTACTTGATGAACCAACTTTTGGTCAAGATGCAAAAAATACGTTTGAGATTTTAGAACACCTTCAGTTATTGCAAGAAAACGGTACTTCGATTATTATGGTTACCCATGATCTTCATATTGTTGAACACTTTGCAACTAGGGTTTGGCAAATTGAACAAGGAATATTAACTGAAGATTACGAGGTTAGGAAGCGTGAAAGACCTGCGTCACTAGAGGGGAGCGAGCTCTATGTACGATAG
- a CDS encoding DUF2564 family protein, protein MSEPFNEVKQLEMSLKAAQNMVGKATMAMDDNLLQAATEAVNNAHAQLNALSNSGPGTDEELLAQSRQLLAQCEEQINEARR, encoded by the coding sequence ATGTCAGAACCATTCAATGAAGTAAAACAACTAGAGATGTCATTAAAAGCTGCGCAAAACATGGTAGGTAAAGCTACGATGGCTATGGATGATAATCTCCTACAAGCAGCTACTGAAGCAGTTAACAATGCTCATGCGCAATTAAATGCCTTAAGCAATAGTGGTCCAGGCACTGATGAAGAATTACTCGCTCAATCAAGACAGTTATTAGCTCAGTGTGAAGAACAAATTAATGAAGCTAGAAGATAA
- a CDS encoding VOC family protein produces MRIKLTSVFVEDQEKALKFYTEVLGFIKKTELPAGEYKWLTVVSKEGSQDLELLLEPNQHPAAKVYQKEIYDAGIPITAFEVDDMDKEFIRLKSLGVRFKQEPMQAGDVTIAVFDDTCGNLIQLYQA; encoded by the coding sequence TTGAGGATTAAATTAACTAGTGTATTTGTAGAAGACCAAGAAAAGGCATTGAAATTTTATACAGAAGTTTTAGGATTTATTAAGAAGACAGAATTACCTGCAGGTGAATACAAATGGCTAACTGTCGTTTCTAAAGAAGGCTCTCAGGATCTAGAATTATTACTTGAACCAAATCAGCACCCTGCGGCTAAAGTGTACCAAAAAGAGATTTATGATGCAGGTATTCCAATTACTGCATTTGAAGTGGACGATATGGACAAAGAATTTATTCGACTAAAAAGTTTAGGAGTAAGATTTAAGCAAGAACCGATGCAAGCTGGTGATGTAACAATTGCTGTTTTTGACGATACTTGTGGAAACTTAATTCAATTATATCAAGCATGA
- a CDS encoding 5'-3' exonuclease: protein MSEKKSLLLVDGMALLFRAYFASSFSGYIMKTSKGLPTNAVHGFVKYFWDSIETFNPSHVICCWDMGSKTFRTEQYTEYKANRDEAPVELIPQFDLVKEVVDSFSVPNIGVVGYEADDCIGTIAKQYASEELEVKILTGDKDILQLVDDNIKVIIMKKGIGNYAVYGPDTLLEEKNLTPAQFIDLKGLMGDTSDNYPGVKGIGEKTALKLLAEHGSIEGILENLSSLSAGIRKKIEADLDMLHLSRDLATIRCDVPLECNIDEAEWNMIPEVVKFKFEELEFKNLMKLIG from the coding sequence TTGTCAGAAAAAAAATCTTTATTATTAGTAGATGGGATGGCGCTTTTGTTTAGAGCGTATTTTGCATCTTCATTCAGTGGATACATTATGAAAACTAGTAAAGGGTTGCCAACAAATGCTGTCCATGGATTTGTAAAGTACTTTTGGGATTCGATCGAAACTTTTAATCCAAGTCATGTTATTTGTTGCTGGGACATGGGTAGTAAAACATTCCGCACGGAACAATATACAGAATACAAAGCTAACCGAGATGAAGCGCCAGTCGAGTTAATTCCTCAATTTGATTTAGTTAAAGAAGTTGTTGATAGTTTTAGTGTACCGAATATTGGGGTGGTTGGCTATGAAGCAGACGATTGTATCGGAACAATTGCTAAACAATACGCTTCTGAAGAATTAGAGGTTAAAATCCTTACTGGTGACAAAGATATTCTTCAACTAGTCGACGATAATATAAAAGTAATTATTATGAAAAAAGGCATTGGAAATTATGCGGTTTATGGTCCAGATACACTATTGGAAGAGAAGAACTTAACTCCTGCTCAGTTTATAGACTTAAAAGGTTTAATGGGTGATACGAGTGACAATTATCCTGGTGTAAAAGGTATCGGAGAAAAAACAGCATTAAAGTTACTAGCTGAACACGGTAGTATTGAAGGGATTTTAGAGAATTTATCATCATTATCAGCTGGAATCCGTAAGAAAATTGAAGCAGACCTTGATATGCTTCATTTATCAAGAGACTTAGCTACTATTCGTTGTGACGTACCTTTAGAATGCAATATTGATGAAGCAGAATGGAACATGATACCTGAAGTAGTAAAGTTTAAGTTTGAAGAACTTGAATTTAAGAATTTAATGAAATTAATAGGCTAA
- a CDS encoding DUF4878 domain-containing protein: MKKLVVMMTLLFMTVVLMACNNQDSPEATAELYLKSMKKQDIKAMVSLLDQEHLQEIADYLGTTIEEMTETAEASKNDKILHSYEMGSTEDGEDGRKIVNVTVTIVVDGMATEKEAQIQLLKRDDKWWVISENL, translated from the coding sequence ATGAAAAAATTGGTAGTAATGATGACACTTTTATTTATGACAGTTGTATTAATGGCTTGTAATAATCAAGATTCACCCGAAGCTACAGCAGAATTGTACTTAAAATCAATGAAAAAACAAGATATTAAGGCAATGGTTAGTTTGTTAGACCAAGAACATCTACAAGAAATTGCGGATTACTTAGGTACAACAATAGAGGAAATGACGGAAACGGCTGAGGCTAGTAAAAATGATAAAATTCTTCATTCATATGAGATGGGTTCCACTGAAGATGGAGAAGACGGTCGAAAAATCGTAAACGTTACTGTTACAATCGTTGTTGATGGTATGGCTACTGAAAAGGAAGCACAAATTCAACTACTGAAAAGAGACGATAAATGGTGGGTTATTTCAGAAAACCTATAG
- the sspL gene encoding small, acid-soluble spore protein L, whose translation MSELATHKSNKDNRGSVASSVNPQGHSKDAGIENEPKTELENRAKKRNTKS comes from the coding sequence GTGAGTGAATTGGCAACTCATAAAAGTAATAAAGATAACCGTGGTTCAGTAGCATCAAGTGTAAATCCACAAGGACATAGTAAAGATGCCGGAATAGAAAATGAACCTAAGACAGAACTGGAAAACCGAGCTAAGAAACGGAACACGAAATCTTAA
- a CDS encoding reverse transcriptase-like protein — protein MIEIYIDGASSGDPGPAGAGISIHKSKGNVEKISKPLGMVSNHEAEFLALIIALEYCIENEFNVVSIKTDSQLVERAVENKYIKNKAFKIHLDKALLMIDKIELFFIKWIPTKQNKADQLAKQAIRLNKEV, from the coding sequence GTGATAGAAATTTACATCGATGGTGCAAGTAGCGGTGATCCAGGGCCAGCTGGAGCTGGTATTTCAATTCATAAATCAAAAGGTAATGTTGAAAAAATTTCAAAGCCTCTTGGAATGGTAAGTAACCATGAAGCTGAATTTTTGGCGTTGATCATTGCGCTCGAATATTGCATAGAGAATGAATTTAATGTAGTTTCAATAAAAACTGATTCTCAACTTGTTGAACGAGCAGTAGAAAATAAATATATAAAAAACAAAGCATTTAAAATACATTTAGATAAAGCTTTACTTATGATAGATAAAATAGAGTTATTTTTTATTAAATGGATTCCTACGAAACAAAATAAAGCAGACCAATTAGCGAAGCAAGCTATTCGCTTAAATAAAGAGGTGTGA
- a CDS encoding divergent PAP2 family protein yields MNRAIATALCSIGIAQVLKIPFAKDKDEGIIKTIFSTGGMPSSHSAGVSSLATYVGLKKGFTSVDFALATIFGLIVMYDAQGIRRHAGEIAIQVNDLDEEVEKLAGDHPGVFHTRREKELKEMLGHQPEEVAGGAVLGVLLGAISASLSK; encoded by the coding sequence ATGAATCGTGCGATAGCTACTGCTTTATGTTCAATTGGAATAGCACAAGTATTGAAAATTCCTTTTGCAAAAGACAAGGACGAAGGGATTATTAAAACAATATTTTCAACAGGGGGAATGCCGAGTTCTCATTCGGCTGGAGTTTCTTCTTTAGCGACGTATGTCGGCTTGAAAAAAGGATTTACGTCAGTTGATTTTGCTCTTGCAACAATTTTTGGATTAATTGTTATGTATGATGCACAAGGAATTAGGCGTCATGCTGGTGAAATAGCTATTCAAGTAAATGATTTAGATGAAGAAGTAGAAAAGTTAGCAGGCGACCACCCTGGAGTATTTCACACACGCCGTGAAAAAGAACTAAAAGAAATGCTTGGTCACCAACCTGAAGAGGTTGCTGGAGGAGCTGTACTTGGAGTATTACTAGGAGCAATTAGTGCATCCTTATCAAAATAA
- a CDS encoding DUF420 domain-containing protein encodes MNENTKNYTPIIVILTIAINALVAILFFLPGYEGKTGFDVTILPMFNAIFNSFTFVFLLAALYAIKMKNITLHKRFIIAAFSTTALFLLSYVTYHYLTESTPFGGEGFIRYVYFFILISHILLAIVIVPLALTTVVRGFTMQVEKHRKIARWTMPLWLYVSLTGVIVYLMISPYY; translated from the coding sequence ATGAATGAAAATACTAAAAACTACACACCAATCATTGTCATTTTAACAATAGCTATTAATGCATTAGTTGCAATCCTATTTTTCCTCCCAGGGTATGAAGGGAAGACAGGATTTGATGTCACTATCTTACCAATGTTTAATGCAATTTTTAATAGTTTTACATTTGTATTTTTACTAGCTGCACTTTACGCTATTAAAATGAAAAATATTACTTTACACAAACGATTTATTATTGCAGCATTTTCTACAACAGCGTTATTTTTACTATCTTATGTTACTTATCATTACTTAACAGAGTCTACACCTTTTGGTGGAGAAGGATTTATAAGATATGTTTATTTCTTTATTCTTATTTCTCATATTTTATTAGCAATTGTAATCGTACCTCTAGCACTTACGACTGTAGTTCGAGGATTTACGATGCAAGTAGAAAAACATCGCAAAATTGCTCGATGGACTATGCCACTTTGGTTGTATGTAAGCTTAACAGGCGTAATTGTATATTTAATGATTTCACCATATTACTAA
- a CDS encoding energy-coupling factor transporter transmembrane component T family protein — translation MYDSLVVKETWIHKINPSLKLILLTVIFLTVLFIHNPNVMINLAIVLYAVFFFMTGHPKKRILLFSIPFFLIFISTASTMIMFGKGSNVLFEWALVKVSEESLFRGIHIGFRALVFASLSLLFALTTRPVMLFYSLMQQLKVSPKYAYAFMAALRLLPILFDELQTLRYALKVRGAESGKGLTSFYLRLKRYTIPLFSQSIRRAHRIAVAMEAKRFSAAKNRTYYYITGFSRVDLYFITLMILIIISTYYIGLQFPYFQVIDVRH, via the coding sequence ATGTACGATAGTCTCGTTGTTAAAGAAACTTGGATTCATAAAATTAATCCAAGTCTAAAATTAATTTTATTAACTGTAATCTTCCTTACAGTATTATTTATTCATAACCCTAATGTGATGATTAACTTAGCGATCGTCCTATACGCCGTATTTTTCTTTATGACAGGTCATCCAAAAAAACGAATATTGTTATTCAGTATCCCTTTTTTTCTGATTTTCATTTCAACTGCAAGTACGATGATTATGTTTGGAAAAGGTAGCAATGTCTTATTTGAATGGGCATTAGTGAAAGTGAGTGAAGAAAGTTTATTCAGAGGGATTCACATTGGTTTTCGTGCGTTAGTATTCGCGTCATTAAGTCTTTTGTTTGCATTAACAACACGCCCAGTAATGCTCTTTTATTCCTTAATGCAACAATTAAAGGTAAGTCCAAAATATGCTTATGCTTTTATGGCAGCATTGCGATTATTACCTATATTATTCGATGAATTGCAAACGTTAAGGTATGCTTTAAAAGTCCGGGGTGCAGAGAGTGGTAAGGGATTAACTAGCTTTTATTTACGCCTTAAACGCTATACTATTCCGCTATTCTCACAAAGTATTCGTCGTGCACATCGAATAGCGGTAGCAATGGAAGCAAAACGTTTTTCTGCAGCTAAAAATAGAACGTATTATTATATAACAGGCTTTTCTAGGGTGGATTTATACTTTATCACGTTGATGATATTGATCATAATATCTACCTATTATATCGGGTTACAATTTCCATATTTCCAAGTTATTGATGTTCGTCATTAA
- a CDS encoding DMT family transporter, whose translation MNNKTLFADSSLLFVAFIWGTTFVLVQNAIDTLPPLAFNAVRFFIAAACLIIWLVSINRKKQVAKVSLKIITSGVILGILLFAGYAFQTIGLLYTTTSKAAFITGLSVVLVPIFSLILFKQKPQLFPVVGIFLALIGLYLLTMINTFGIAFGDLLVLGCAISFALHIIYTGYFAKKHEALMLTVIQITTVSILSFTSSLLFEDWKSVFSLQVLLNKDVMLAIGITSFLATALAFFIQTSTQQYTTPTKVGIIFAMEPVFAALTAFLFTSETLGKSAIIGCFLIFLGMILAELPAIKKLKRLKQA comes from the coding sequence ATGAATAATAAAACACTTTTTGCGGATAGTAGTTTACTTTTTGTTGCTTTTATTTGGGGAACCACCTTTGTTCTAGTTCAAAATGCAATTGATACGTTACCTCCACTTGCATTTAATGCAGTGCGTTTCTTTATTGCTGCAGCTTGTTTAATCATTTGGCTTGTTTCAATAAATAGAAAAAAACAGGTTGCAAAAGTATCCTTAAAGATTATTACTTCTGGAGTCATATTAGGAATACTATTGTTCGCTGGATATGCATTTCAAACGATTGGACTATTATATACGACAACTTCTAAAGCTGCATTTATTACAGGATTAAGTGTTGTATTAGTTCCCATATTCTCCCTTATTTTATTTAAGCAAAAGCCACAACTCTTTCCTGTAGTGGGCATATTTTTAGCTTTAATTGGCTTATACTTACTAACTATGATCAATACATTCGGTATTGCTTTTGGCGATTTGTTAGTTTTAGGTTGTGCTATTTCCTTTGCACTGCACATCATTTATACAGGATATTTTGCTAAAAAACATGAGGCACTAATGTTAACAGTCATTCAGATTACGACCGTTTCCATATTAAGCTTTACCAGTTCTTTACTTTTTGAAGATTGGAAAAGTGTTTTTTCCTTACAAGTGTTGTTGAACAAAGATGTCATGCTAGCAATTGGAATTACTTCTTTCCTTGCTACTGCACTTGCATTCTTTATCCAAACATCTACACAACAATATACTACACCAACGAAAGTCGGAATCATTTTTGCAATGGAACCTGTATTTGCAGCATTAACAGCTTTTCTCTTTACTAGTGAGACATTAGGAAAATCAGCTATCATCGGATGTTTCCTCATTTTCTTAGGAATGATATTAGCAGAGCTTCCTGCTATTAAAAAATTAAAAAGATTAAAGCAAGCATAG
- a CDS encoding peroxidase-related enzyme (This protein belongs to a clade of uncharacterized proteins related to peroxidases such as the alkylhydroperoxidase AhpD.), whose product MGSRITMIDEHEAEGKLKELYENYGKKVANILKVHSLFPESLETHYNYYKTIMYKKSPLTRAEREMIATVVSAENECFYUMEHHGAALHMLTKDKELVLQLKENYLEASLDEKTKAMLSYAVQLTRRPASVKDEHVNQLRNHGFSDRAILDICQIAAYFNFVNRMAEGLGVQLEEK is encoded by the coding sequence ATGGGTTCAAGAATAACAATGATTGATGAACATGAAGCAGAAGGAAAGCTTAAAGAATTGTATGAAAACTATGGTAAGAAAGTAGCAAACATATTAAAAGTTCATAGCTTATTTCCTGAGTCATTAGAAACTCATTACAACTACTATAAGACGATTATGTATAAGAAGAGTCCATTAACTAGAGCAGAGCGAGAAATGATCGCAACAGTCGTTTCTGCTGAAAATGAGTGTTTTTACTGAATGGAGCATCATGGGGCGGCGCTCCATATGTTGACGAAAGACAAGGAACTTGTTTTGCAACTGAAGGAAAATTACTTGGAAGCTTCTTTAGATGAAAAAACAAAAGCAATGCTGTCATATGCAGTGCAACTTACTAGACGACCTGCTAGTGTTAAAGATGAACACGTTAATCAGCTACGTAACCACGGCTTTTCTGATCGGGCAATTCTTGATATTTGTCAAATTGCAGCATATTTTAACTTTGTAAACCGAATGGCTGAAGGACTCGGTGTTCAATTAGAGGAAAAATAG